The proteins below are encoded in one region of Calditrichota bacterium:
- a CDS encoding fibronectin — protein MKNEKHINRSFIALLALAGLLFFWQVNVAHSQVEGTEKRYVRIGSLQSLFSAYGSERAWNNKYYEGMVWPADYPYQDNAVIKRTWFACKNFTDDKGRKFEFYGVYFATDYVGESLFPIELKETAKFEPPTVFVDGYNITAPYAGDVDEIDPDQIPDRIITNVVNTSMGLTMTRRILVFSQQYHDNYFIKEYTFTNTGNTDYDDDIELTDSLKGVRISWGVRYSACREGGFASGGSQLWGKHFLPTKRGEDYPQHANDPITEANPIVDWIRCGFGWAGQNSKNTYDNIGGPYLQKDGRLTSPQHVGVAILHVDKSPKDKSDDVNEPTVLGWHAGDTYPRIGSPNSPNYAGLRSLYSMLSGIPYKGLGGTDRFDEDRLKTPLTDPFTVHNDAGGTNIWIAYGPFDLAHGESITIIEAEGVNGINRQLCEKIGRRWKKAHDDPSDNGPFVLPDGKTTTDEDKYKDEWIYTGKDSIMLTFGRALRNYRLHYKIPEPPLPPPLFEVKSGGDRITLKWKASPSEADPGFMGYKIYRAVGKPDTTYSLIHTAQKGEYRFDDLTAQRGFSYYYYIVAYNDGSNNTSGAANPTGELHSNRFYTRTTQPAYLRRQAGHSLKDIRVVPNPFNVRMRDLQFPGEPDKIMFLNIPGHCTIKIYTERGDLIQTIQHEDGSGDEVWNSVTSSRQVVVSGVYIAHFLVTEDYRDPETNQLLYRKGEEAFRKFVIIR, from the coding sequence ATGAAAAATGAAAAACACATAAACAGGTCTTTCATTGCTCTCCTTGCCCTCGCAGGTTTGCTCTTTTTCTGGCAAGTGAATGTGGCCCATTCTCAGGTTGAAGGTACTGAGAAGCGATATGTGCGGATTGGTTCGCTGCAAAGTCTTTTTTCGGCCTACGGATCGGAAAGGGCCTGGAACAATAAATATTATGAGGGAATGGTCTGGCCGGCCGATTATCCCTATCAGGATAACGCAGTCATTAAAAGAACCTGGTTTGCCTGTAAAAATTTTACAGATGACAAGGGGCGGAAGTTTGAATTCTACGGAGTCTATTTTGCAACCGATTATGTGGGAGAATCTCTGTTTCCTATCGAACTGAAGGAAACGGCTAAATTCGAACCCCCAACCGTTTTTGTGGATGGGTACAACATTACGGCTCCTTATGCCGGAGATGTAGATGAAATCGATCCCGATCAAATCCCGGACCGTATCATTACGAATGTGGTCAATACCAGCATGGGGTTGACCATGACCCGGCGGATCCTGGTCTTCAGCCAACAATATCATGATAATTACTTTATCAAGGAATATACATTCACCAATACAGGGAATACCGATTACGACGATGATATTGAGTTGACCGATTCGCTGAAAGGGGTGCGCATCAGTTGGGGAGTTCGGTATAGTGCCTGCCGCGAGGGCGGGTTTGCCAGTGGCGGTTCGCAATTATGGGGAAAACATTTCCTCCCAACCAAGCGCGGCGAGGACTATCCGCAGCATGCCAACGATCCGATTACGGAGGCCAATCCCATTGTTGATTGGATTCGGTGCGGATTTGGCTGGGCGGGACAAAATTCCAAAAATACCTACGATAATATTGGCGGTCCCTATCTGCAAAAAGACGGCCGGTTGACGTCGCCTCAACATGTGGGTGTTGCTATTCTTCATGTGGATAAAAGCCCTAAAGACAAAAGCGACGATGTGAATGAACCCACGGTTTTGGGATGGCATGCGGGTGATACCTATCCGAGAATCGGAAGCCCCAACTCCCCGAATTATGCCGGTTTGCGGTCGTTATACAGTATGTTAAGCGGAATCCCCTACAAGGGACTGGGCGGAACAGACCGGTTTGATGAAGATCGTCTGAAGACTCCTCTTACCGATCCCTTTACGGTTCATAATGATGCGGGCGGGACGAATATATGGATTGCCTATGGCCCGTTTGATTTGGCGCACGGTGAGAGTATCACAATTATCGAGGCAGAGGGGGTTAACGGCATTAATCGGCAATTGTGCGAAAAGATCGGACGCCGATGGAAAAAAGCCCATGACGATCCATCTGATAATGGACCGTTTGTCCTTCCCGACGGCAAAACGACTACGGATGAAGACAAATACAAGGATGAATGGATTTACACGGGAAAAGATTCCATTATGCTCACCTTTGGCCGGGCTTTGCGAAATTATCGACTTCATTATAAAATTCCCGAACCCCCGTTGCCGCCCCCCTTATTTGAAGTCAAATCGGGCGGGGACCGAATCACCCTGAAATGGAAAGCCAGTCCGTCAGAAGCTGATCCGGGGTTTATGGGATATAAAATTTACCGGGCGGTAGGTAAACCGGACACAACCTATAGTCTGATTCACACGGCTCAAAAGGGGGAGTATCGATTTGATGATCTGACGGCTCAGCGGGGTTTTTCATACTATTACTACATCGTTGCCTATAATGACGGGAGCAACAATACAAGCGGTGCCGCGAATCCAACGGGGGAATTGCACAGCAACCGGTTTTATACCCGTACGACACAACCCGCTTATTTGCGCAGACAAGCCGGGCATAGTCTGAAAGATATCCGCGTGGTTCCGAATCCATTTAATGTGCGGATGCGGGATTTGCAGTTTCCCGGTGAACCGGATAAAATCATGTTTTTGAATATTCCCGGGCATTGCACCATTAAAATCTACACAGAGCGGGGGGATCTCATTCAAACCATCCAGCATGAAGACGGAAGCGGAGATGAAGTTTGGAATTCTGTCACATCTTCGCGCCAGGTGGTTGTTAGTGGAGTATATATTGCCCATTTTCTGGTAACGGAAGATTACCGCGATCCGGAAACCAATCAGCTTCTGTACCGAAAAGGGGAAGAAGCATTCAGAAAGTTTGTTATTATTCGGTAG